In Pseudonocardia cypriaca, a single genomic region encodes these proteins:
- a CDS encoding xanthine dehydrogenase family protein molybdopterin-binding subunit, whose product MTQAPTQAPTRPATATGPAVGRPIDRVDGAVKTTGASEYTADRPYPDLAHATLVHATIARGRITAIDTAAAEAVDGVLAVITHRNAPPLKPPAARINPLDLSTIAAGTKVNYLGGDEVHWNGEPVAVVVAETPEASVEAARLVRVSYAAEPAVTDFHGAEGSAEPARGPSMLSGAGRKGDAEQALAAAPVAVDLRFTTPPHNHNAIEPHATTAVWDGDRLTVHESTQAMDFVRRHLALRFGVPVDGVRVIAPNVGGGFGGKGFIWAGTLLCALAARVAERPVRLALTREAVFRTVGGRSPTVQRVALGAERDGTLTALVHTGISQVGRVGGMPEAVGSQSRHLYAARTILVRHSTATLDVLPNTAMRAPGEAVGTFGLESGMDALAHELGMDPVELRMRNEPERDPLGGKPFTHRNLRAAYARGAQRFGWADRPPHPRSMRDGRRLLGWGVATAFHMPIQLTADVTVRLGMDGTVLVRCAFHEIGVGAATVQSQITADALGVPVEAVTVEHGDSALPVGPMAGGSGQTATVAASVLRACEDLRRSALALARRSPGSPLRGRRIDELAARDGGLFAADGSGETYAEILARAGRPSLEGRVGARTSVGRVAGQVRFLAGMVNDQRRQVRAATGAHFCEVAVDEDTGEVRVTRWVAVFDVGRVINPKTASSQLRGGIVMGIGAALSEETLVDPASGRIVNASLADYHVPVQADVPAIDVSYLDEPDPTTPLGLLGVGEVSITGVAAAVANAVHHATGVRVRDLPITPDRLLL is encoded by the coding sequence GTGACCCAGGCACCGACCCAGGCGCCGACCCGCCCCGCGACGGCCACCGGGCCCGCCGTCGGGCGGCCGATCGACCGCGTCGACGGCGCGGTCAAGACCACCGGCGCCTCGGAGTACACGGCCGACCGGCCCTACCCGGACCTCGCCCACGCCACGCTCGTGCACGCCACCATCGCCCGGGGGCGGATCACCGCGATCGACACCGCTGCGGCCGAGGCCGTGGACGGCGTCCTCGCCGTGATCACCCACCGGAACGCGCCCCCGCTCAAGCCCCCGGCCGCCCGGATCAACCCGCTCGACCTCAGCACGATCGCGGCCGGGACCAAGGTCAACTACCTGGGCGGCGACGAGGTGCACTGGAACGGCGAGCCGGTCGCGGTTGTCGTCGCGGAGACCCCGGAGGCATCGGTGGAGGCCGCCCGGCTCGTGCGGGTGAGCTACGCCGCCGAGCCGGCCGTCACCGACTTCCACGGCGCGGAGGGCTCTGCGGAGCCCGCGCGGGGGCCCTCGATGCTGTCCGGTGCGGGCCGCAAGGGTGACGCCGAGCAGGCGCTGGCCGCTGCTCCGGTCGCGGTCGACCTGCGCTTCACCACCCCGCCCCACAACCACAACGCCATCGAGCCGCACGCCACGACCGCCGTGTGGGACGGCGACCGGCTCACCGTCCACGAGAGCACCCAGGCGATGGACTTCGTGCGGAGGCACCTCGCCCTCCGGTTCGGGGTGCCGGTCGACGGCGTCCGCGTCATCGCCCCGAACGTGGGCGGCGGGTTCGGTGGGAAGGGGTTCATCTGGGCCGGCACCCTCCTGTGCGCGCTGGCCGCCCGCGTGGCCGAACGGCCGGTCCGGCTGGCGCTCACGCGCGAGGCGGTGTTCCGCACCGTCGGGGGGCGCTCGCCCACGGTGCAGCGCGTCGCGCTCGGCGCGGAACGCGACGGCACGCTGACCGCGCTCGTGCACACCGGGATCTCGCAGGTCGGGCGCGTCGGTGGCATGCCGGAGGCGGTGGGCTCGCAGTCCCGCCACCTCTACGCGGCCCGCACCATCCTCGTCCGCCACAGCACCGCGACGCTCGACGTGCTGCCGAACACGGCCATGCGGGCGCCTGGCGAGGCCGTCGGCACCTTCGGGCTCGAGTCCGGGATGGACGCGCTCGCGCACGAGCTCGGCATGGATCCCGTCGAGCTGCGCATGCGCAACGAGCCGGAGCGCGACCCGCTGGGCGGCAAGCCGTTCACCCACCGCAACCTGCGGGCCGCCTACGCCCGCGGCGCACAGCGGTTCGGCTGGGCCGACCGGCCGCCGCACCCGCGTTCGATGCGCGACGGGCGGCGGCTGCTCGGCTGGGGCGTCGCCACCGCGTTCCACATGCCGATCCAGCTCACCGCCGATGTCACCGTGCGGCTGGGGATGGACGGCACCGTCCTGGTGCGCTGCGCCTTCCACGAGATCGGCGTGGGGGCGGCCACCGTGCAGTCGCAGATCACGGCGGACGCGCTCGGCGTGCCGGTCGAGGCGGTCACGGTCGAGCACGGCGACTCGGCGCTCCCGGTCGGGCCGATGGCGGGCGGCTCGGGGCAGACCGCCACGGTCGCGGCGAGCGTGCTGCGCGCCTGCGAGGACCTGAGGCGGTCGGCGCTCGCGCTCGCCCGCCGCTCGCCGGGGTCGCCCCTGCGGGGGCGCCGGATCGACGAGCTCGCGGCCCGCGACGGCGGGCTGTTCGCGGCGGACGGGTCGGGCGAGACCTACGCGGAGATCCTCGCCAGGGCAGGCCGTCCCTCGTTGGAGGGCCGGGTCGGGGCGCGGACCTCGGTCGGCCGCGTCGCCGGTCAGGTGCGCTTCCTCGCCGGCATGGTCAACGACCAGCGGCGCCAGGTGCGCGCGGCCACCGGCGCCCACTTCTGCGAGGTGGCGGTCGACGAGGACACCGGCGAGGTGCGCGTGACGCGCTGGGTCGCGGTGTTCGACGTCGGGCGTGTGATCAACCCGAAGACGGCGAGCAGCCAGCTGCGCGGCGGGATCGTCATGGGTATCGGGGCCGCGCTGTCGGAGGAGACGCTCGTCGACCCCGCCAGCGGGCGGATCGTGAACGCGAGCCTCGCCGACTACCACGTGCCGGTGCAGGCGGACGTCCCCGCGATCGACGTCTCCTACCTCGACGAGCCGGACCCGACCACCCCGCTCGGCCTGCTCGGGGTGGGGGAGGTGAGCATCACCGGCGTCGCGGCGGCGGTGGCGAATGCCGTGCACCACGCGACGGGCGTGCGCGTGCGGGACCTTCCGATCACGCCGGACCGGTTGCTGCTCTGA
- a CDS encoding FAD binding domain-containing protein, with translation MRPFGYVGAPDLITALDAVAAGARPLGGGTNLVDLMREDVERPETLVDVTALPLAGVDELPGGGLRIGAVVRNSHLAADRLVRSRYPVLAQALLAGASGQLRNMATVGGNLLQRTRCPYFRDHAADCNKREPGSGCAALDGLHRGSAVLGTSEHCIAANPSDMAVALVALDAVVEVQSVRGTRRIPLAELHRPPGDTPHVETVLAPDELITAVELPASPVARNSRYRKVRDRASFAFALVSVAAALEVRDGDVVDVRLALGGVATTPWRAREAERLLLGAPATEETFRRAAAAELAPAVARPQNAFKIEMVQRTVVATLRQLATHGGAA, from the coding sequence ATGAGGCCGTTCGGGTACGTCGGCGCCCCCGACCTCATCACCGCGCTGGACGCCGTCGCGGCCGGGGCGCGCCCGCTGGGCGGCGGCACCAACCTCGTGGACCTCATGCGCGAGGACGTCGAGCGGCCCGAGACGCTCGTCGACGTCACCGCGCTGCCCCTGGCCGGGGTGGACGAGCTGCCGGGTGGCGGCCTGCGGATCGGCGCTGTGGTGCGCAACAGCCACCTCGCCGCCGACCGGCTCGTGCGCTCGCGGTACCCGGTGCTCGCCCAGGCGCTGCTCGCAGGCGCCTCGGGGCAGCTGCGCAACATGGCGACGGTCGGCGGCAACCTCCTGCAGCGCACCCGCTGCCCCTACTTCCGCGACCACGCGGCGGACTGCAACAAGCGCGAGCCCGGCTCCGGGTGCGCCGCGCTCGACGGCCTCCACCGCGGCAGCGCCGTCCTCGGCACCAGCGAGCACTGCATCGCGGCGAACCCGTCCGACATGGCCGTCGCGCTGGTCGCGCTCGACGCGGTGGTCGAGGTGCAGAGCGTGCGGGGCACGCGGCGCATCCCGCTCGCGGAGCTGCACCGCCCGCCCGGCGACACCCCGCACGTCGAGACCGTGCTCGCGCCCGACGAGCTGATCACCGCGGTGGAGCTGCCCGCGTCGCCGGTCGCTCGCAACTCGCGGTACCGCAAGGTGCGCGACCGCGCCTCGTTCGCGTTCGCGCTGGTGTCGGTGGCGGCGGCGCTCGAGGTCCGCGACGGCGACGTCGTCGACGTGCGGTTGGCGCTCGGCGGGGTCGCCACGACGCCGTGGCGGGCCCGCGAGGCCGAGCGCCTGCTGCTGGGCGCTCCGGCCACCGAGGAGACCTTCCGCCGGGCGGCCGCCGCCGAGCTGGCGCCTGCGGTCGCGCGACCGCAGAACGCGTTCAAGATCGAGATGGTGCAGCGGACCGTCGTCGCGACGCTGCGGCAGCTGGCCACCCACGGAGGTGCGGCGTGA
- a CDS encoding 2Fe-2S iron-sulfur cluster-binding protein gives MTPVKLRVNGTTELLELDPRVSLLDALREHLGLTGTKKGCNQGACGACTVLVDGERIAACLALAVQYAGRDVTTIEGVGRPDDLHPLQRAFVREDGFQCGFCTSGQICSALGMLGEHRAGMPSAVTQHLDADEIPLTEAEIKERMSGNLCRCGAYEGIVGAIQEVAR, from the coding sequence GTGACCCCCGTGAAGCTGCGCGTCAACGGAACCACCGAGCTCCTGGAGCTCGATCCCCGGGTCAGCCTGCTCGACGCCCTGCGCGAGCACCTGGGGCTGACCGGCACCAAGAAGGGCTGCAACCAGGGCGCCTGTGGTGCCTGCACGGTGCTCGTCGACGGCGAGCGGATCGCCGCCTGCCTGGCGCTGGCCGTGCAGTACGCCGGGCGCGACGTCACCACCATCGAGGGGGTCGGGCGGCCCGATGACCTGCACCCACTGCAGCGGGCGTTCGTGCGGGAGGACGGATTCCAGTGCGGCTTCTGCACCTCGGGCCAGATCTGCTCGGCCCTGGGGATGCTCGGCGAGCACCGCGCCGGGATGCCCAGCGCGGTCACCCAGCACCTGGACGCCGACGAGATCCCGCTGACCGAGGCGGAGATCAAGGAACGGATGAGCGGCAACCTCTGCCGCTGCGGGGCGTACGAGGGGATCGTCGGGGCCATCCAGGAGGTCGCCCGATGA
- a CDS encoding TetR/AcrR family transcriptional regulator: MSTKAGFLRARRPEQKQQRYAAILDAARELALRDGVGAVSLADIAGEVGMHKSALLKYFETREEIFLRLAETEFGEWAAGALAALSTAGPEPRQVAEVLANSVAARPLLCQLLLYTPLTLERNVSLDVVRGFKLAIKASTQGVLPALQRALPALDTEACFDLLMMTALVAAGLWQAAHPSPHVMAVHAEDPDAAPYPDFRASLIRFVRTYLAGLMAR; encoded by the coding sequence ATGAGTACGAAGGCCGGCTTCCTACGCGCCAGGCGTCCCGAGCAGAAGCAGCAGCGCTACGCCGCGATCCTCGACGCCGCGCGCGAGCTCGCCCTGCGCGACGGGGTGGGCGCGGTGAGCCTCGCCGACATCGCGGGCGAGGTCGGCATGCACAAGTCGGCGCTGCTCAAGTACTTCGAGACGCGCGAGGAGATCTTCCTGCGGCTCGCCGAGACGGAGTTCGGGGAGTGGGCCGCCGGAGCGCTCGCCGCGCTGTCGACGGCGGGGCCGGAGCCGCGGCAAGTGGCCGAGGTGCTGGCGAACTCGGTGGCCGCCCGGCCGCTGCTCTGCCAGCTCCTGCTGTACACGCCGCTCACGCTGGAGCGGAACGTCTCCCTGGACGTCGTCCGCGGGTTCAAGCTGGCGATTAAGGCGTCGACGCAGGGGGTGCTCCCCGCGCTGCAGCGGGCGCTCCCGGCTCTCGACACCGAAGCGTGCTTCGACCTGTTGATGATGACCGCGCTCGTGGCGGCCGGGCTGTGGCAGGCGGCGCACCCGTCGCCGCACGTTATGGCCGTGCACGCCGAGGACCCAGACGCGGCGCCCTACCCCGACTTCAGGGCCTCGTTGATCCGGTTCGTGCGGACCTACCTCGCCGGGCTGATGGCGAGGTGA
- a CDS encoding DUF6401 family natural product biosynthesis protein — protein sequence MAGFFDHVADHHAQRWLSGVMDQLGDAGLAAAAAVPALLAAVDQHAAGVRDILLLGVEGAAVAAGAVLLAGYAKGLLDQAGTDPARLRAAVGDGWHRADWLTLRVLAVCALSRDDRWHRTPAPLFEA from the coding sequence GTGGCAGGCTTCTTCGACCACGTCGCCGATCACCACGCACAGCGCTGGCTGTCCGGCGTCATGGACCAGTTGGGTGATGCGGGGCTCGCTGCTGCGGCCGCCGTGCCCGCGCTGCTGGCCGCGGTGGACCAGCACGCCGCGGGTGTGCGCGACATCCTCCTGCTCGGCGTGGAGGGCGCCGCCGTCGCCGCGGGTGCCGTGCTCCTCGCCGGCTACGCGAAGGGCCTGCTCGACCAGGCAGGCACCGACCCCGCCCGGCTGCGCGCCGCGGTGGGGGACGGCTGGCACCGCGCGGACTGGCTCACACTCCGCGTGCTCGCCGTCTGCGCCCTGAGCCGCGACGACCGCTGGCACCGCACCCCGGCCCCGCTGTTCGAGGCATAG